Proteins from one Haloarchaeobius litoreus genomic window:
- a CDS encoding succinylglutamate desuccinylase/aspartoacylase family protein, with protein MASDTVPSEDNEPFTYNGGRVDPGETANIRYGISETYLGDPVRIPVTILNGKHPGPTGFLSAAAHGDELNGIEVVREVAHEWPLDDLHGCLVCMPVLNVPGFLAQQRYLPIYDRDLNRSFPGHEESTSAKRMAHRIFTNFVEPCDFGIDFHTSTRGRTNMLHVRADTGHSGANRVARAFASNVIISSEGPSGSLRREASEAGTPTITVEMGEAHRFQREFIDNALDGVMSVLAEYGMLDTEAVRWPGWRTIIQENDEKTWLRADVGGMVDMHYECGSLVHEGDSICTITSPFKTDNTSVDAPFTGVLVGVLENPVVYPGNPLCHLVELDQKTLRAVEREQSPPVGRS; from the coding sequence ATGGCATCGGACACGGTTCCCTCGGAGGACAACGAGCCCTTCACCTACAACGGTGGGCGCGTCGACCCCGGGGAGACCGCGAACATCAGATACGGCATCAGCGAGACGTATCTCGGCGACCCGGTCCGCATCCCGGTCACGATACTCAACGGCAAGCACCCCGGACCGACCGGCTTCCTCTCCGCGGCGGCCCACGGGGACGAGCTCAACGGTATCGAGGTGGTCCGCGAGGTCGCCCACGAGTGGCCGCTCGACGACCTCCACGGCTGTCTCGTCTGCATGCCCGTACTCAACGTTCCCGGCTTCCTCGCCCAGCAGCGCTATCTTCCCATCTACGACCGCGACCTGAACCGGTCGTTCCCCGGGCACGAGGAGTCGACGAGTGCGAAGCGGATGGCGCATCGCATCTTCACGAACTTCGTCGAGCCCTGTGACTTCGGCATCGACTTCCACACCTCGACACGTGGCCGGACGAACATGCTCCACGTACGCGCTGACACCGGTCACAGCGGCGCGAACCGGGTCGCACGCGCGTTCGCCTCGAACGTCATCATCTCGAGCGAGGGCCCCAGCGGCTCGCTCCGCCGGGAGGCCTCGGAGGCCGGGACGCCGACGATCACCGTCGAGATGGGCGAGGCACACCGCTTCCAGCGCGAGTTCATCGACAACGCACTGGACGGCGTGATGAGCGTCCTCGCGGAGTACGGGATGCTCGACACGGAGGCGGTCCGCTGGCCGGGCTGGCGCACCATCATCCAGGAGAACGACGAGAAGACGTGGCTCCGGGCGGACGTCGGTGGGATGGTCGACATGCACTACGAGTGCGGCTCGCTCGTCCACGAGGGCGACAGCATCTGCACCATCACCAGCCCGTTCAAGACCGACAACACGTCCGTCGACGCACCCTTTACCGGCGTCCTCGTCGGCGTGCTGGAGAACCCGGTCGTCTACCCGGGGAACCCGCTCTGTCACCTCGTCGAGCTCGACCAGAAGACCCTGCGGGCGGTCGAGCGCGAGCAGTCGCCACCGGTCGGTCGGTCCTGA
- the sdhC gene encoding succinate dehydrogenase, cytochrome b556 subunit yields the protein MSQSYNRGLVEDFSRWKEFSAGMWAWIFHKFTGWVLIGYLFTHIAVLSTAISAQQGGTVTNSAGETVDVYTNTLTLLESTFVVRLLEVGLLAVAVFHILNGIRLLLVDLGIGLESQDKTFYASLVLTGAIIVASVPTFMAGIGGS from the coding sequence ATGAGCCAGTCTTACAATCGTGGCCTCGTCGAGGACTTCAGTCGCTGGAAGGAGTTCTCGGCCGGCATGTGGGCGTGGATATTCCACAAGTTCACGGGATGGGTTCTCATCGGGTACCTGTTCACCCACATCGCCGTGTTGAGTACGGCGATCTCGGCACAGCAGGGAGGGACGGTGACCAACAGCGCAGGCGAGACGGTCGACGTGTACACGAACACGCTGACCTTGCTCGAGAGCACGTTCGTCGTCCGGCTGCTCGAGGTCGGGCTGCTCGCGGTCGCCGTCTTCCACATCCTGAACGGCATCCGCCTGCTGCTGGTCGACCTCGGTATCGGGCTGGAATCGCAGGACAAGACGTTCTACGCGTCGCTCGTGCTGACCGGCGCCATCATCGTCGCGAGCGTCCCGACGTTCATGGCGGGAATCGGGGGGAGCTGA